The following is a genomic window from Jannaschia sp. S6380.
CATCAACGGCCCCTCGGGCCGGGCGACAGCCGGCTTCCCGCGCCGCTCGTCCAGCCGCGCAGGGTCTTCCTTGCCATCGGCCATGCGTCGCCGCAGGGTCCGCTCGGCGAAGCGTTGGGCGCGTTCGGACCACGCGAGATAGGGGCCGAGCAGGACCGGCGGGGGCATGACCTCAGCCCAGTTCCTCGGTCGGGGAGGCTTCGGTCTCCTCGTCGCGCAGACGATGGATATGCGCGATGAAGTACCGTGCATGGGCGTCGTCCACGGTCCGCTGGGCCGCGTCCTTCCAGGCGTCGTAGGCGCTGGCGTAGTCGGGGAACATGCCGACGATGTCGATCTTGTCGACATCCGCGAACTGGTTCGAGCTGGGGTTCACCAGTTCGCCGCCAAAGACGAGGTGCAGGCGTTGGGTCATGTCGGGCCTCCTGTGGGGTTGGCGTTCCCCGCCCCTTAGCGCGTCCGCCGCGTGGCGTGAAGCTAGACCAGCCGTGCCAGCAGCGCGCCGGCGATGGCGGGCGTGCCGGCCACGACCCCGTCATGCTGGGGCATGGCGGCGTTGAAGCGCAGCGGGCAGCCGCGCCGATCGTGGATCTGCCCCCCGGCTTCGGCCACGATCAGGGCGCCGGCGGCGATGTCCCATTCCCAAGCCGGGCGCAGGGCCAGCATCGCGTCGAATCGCCCCTCGGCAACCAGCGCCAGGCGATAGGCCAGCGAGGAGCGGAAGCACCGCTCGACCGGGGGCGATCCGCCCTTCCATCGGGCGGGCGTGAAGTTGGGCCGGGATCCCAGCACGGTCGCGCCCGTCAGATCGGTCCGGCCGGAGGGGCCGATCGCGCGCCCGTCGCATGTCGCGCCCCCGCCCCGGGACGCGAGGTAGAGCCGATCCCGGACGGGAAGGTAGATCGCCGCCGCGACCGGGATGCCGTCCTCGACCACGGCCAGCGAGTGGCTGAAATCCTTCGACCCCTCGAGGAAGGCGCGGGTTCCGTCGATCGGATCGACAACGAAGACCTTCGACCGGTTCAGCCGCGCCGGTCCATCCGTCGTCTCCTCCGACAGCCATCCGTATTCGGGCCGGGCCGCCAGCAGGTCCCGGCGCAGCATCGCGTCGATTTCCAGATCGGCTTCGGTCACCGGACCCTGGCCGTCGCCCTTGTCCCAGGTGGCCGGTCCGTTGCCGAAATGCCGGCGCGCGATCGTGCCCGCCGCGCGCGCCGCCTGCGCCAGAAGCGCCAGGTCATCCGCCGGCAATCGTGAGCCCCTCGACCAGGAGGGAGGGGACCTGCCGGCCGACATGCAGGCGCGCGTCGTTGGCCGGGATCAGCGAACGCAGCATCGGGCGCAGGTTGCCCGCGACGGTACATTCGTTGACGGGATGGGTGATCTCTCCGTTCTCGACCCAGAAGCCCGATGCCCCGCGCGAATAGTCCCCCGTCGTGGCCGAGATGGACGAGCCGATCATCGACGTGATCAGCAAACCGGTGCCCATCTGCGCCAGCAGCTCCGCGCGCGTG
Proteins encoded in this region:
- a CDS encoding 3'(2'),5'-bisphosphate nucleotidase CysQ, whose protein sequence is MPADDLALLAQAARAAGTIARRHFGNGPATWDKGDGQGPVTEADLEIDAMLRRDLLAARPEYGWLSEETTDGPARLNRSKVFVVDPIDGTRAFLEGSKDFSHSLAVVEDGIPVAAAIYLPVRDRLYLASRGGGATCDGRAIGPSGRTDLTGATVLGSRPNFTPARWKGGSPPVERCFRSSLAYRLALVAEGRFDAMLALRPAWEWDIAAGALIVAEAGGQIHDRRGCPLRFNAAMPQHDGVVAGTPAIAGALLARLV
- a CDS encoding DUF4170 domain-containing protein, coding for MTQRLHLVFGGELVNPSSNQFADVDKIDIVGMFPDYASAYDAWKDAAQRTVDDAHARYFIAHIHRLRDEETEASPTEELG